ATTTGAAAACAAATAAGAAATTTGTCATACCATTTAATAAAACACATGCAGAGCTTTTTATATAAAATATCATTCTTATGATTAATTAATTGTCTAACGGATTTCTGCTTAGTTTTTTCATTTTAATTTTATAGTAATAATATGTTATCAAACTAAAAGCTATACCTAGGCATCCTGAAGTAATATAAAATCCATTATTAGTAGATTTAGTAGTTAGAATGATACCGATAGCGCTACTGGCAGCAGAAAAGAAAATAGTTGACCAATAAATTATATATTTTTCTAAAGAGAAAAAACCTTGTTCTTCTGCTTTTTGAGCAAACACTTCATACTCGCTAAAGCCTTTCCTTCTCAGGTATTCCCCGATAACATGAATTTGCAGCCATAGATGTGTGCAATGTAAATCTACGTAAACACAAACGAAAGGTATTATACAGAGAATCAGGCAAGCACTTGGAATTGCAGAGTCTTCTAAACCTAGACCGGTTGAACCAAGGACCCCAACGAGTATCAGTTTCCATTTCAGCAATTCATTACGGGCTTTCTGGCTACTGATTATCTCTTCTCTTAGTTTGTCTTCAGAACTAATGCTAAATCTCTCTATTAATGATGCTTCAAGAAAATGCCATTGTATAAGGTGCTTTTGTTGTTTTGATCCTGGTTGATATGAGTTGCAGATTCAGCTTCACTGTTTTTTATCATTTCCTTTTTAAGCTTATTAGCTTAAAAAGGAAATTCCTATATGATCAAGATATTTTAATGATTCCCTGCACATCCAATCCTCTTTTCCTCTTTCAGCAAGCAGTGCATGCACCTTTGCAAGACCAAAATGAGCGCGAAATTTTTCTTCACTATTACTTCCCTTTTGATTGTTTTCTAATGCTTTACGATAGGCTTCTCCTGCCTGATGATACTTTTCTCTCTTCAGGAGAACATCTCCAAAATTGTTAAAAAAAGGGGGATACTTCTTGTCCATGGTGACCGCTTTACTCGTAGCTTCTTCGGCTTCTCTATATCTCTCACGTTTGAGTAACGTTATTCCCTTGTGATCCTTTTTATGCCTAGTACTCAACTTTTGATTCATTATATTCAAGACTTGTCACAAATGACCCAACAGGTGACACCGTTCCCCAATAGCTATTATTTTACAAGGTTTTCTGGTAATTAATTGTATACCGAGGATAGAGAAAAAATACATAGAGCTCAAGCAGCGTAAGGAACACAATGTTGCCAAAGTTGCTTCAGCCAGGAAGATGCTTAAAA
The window above is part of the Candidatus Scalindua japonica genome. Proteins encoded here:
- a CDS encoding tetratricopeptide repeat protein, with amino-acid sequence MSTRHKKDHKGITLLKRERYREAEEATSKAVTMDKKYPPFFNNFGDVLLKREKYHQAGEAYRKALENNQKGSNSEEKFRAHFGLAKVHALLAERGKEDWMCRESLKYLDHIGISFLS